The Candidatus Zixiibacteriota bacterium genome segment GGTCTTTGTAATCTCGGGCGCCGGCATGCGACCTCCCCGAAGGATGGCCTCTCCCTTGGGAAATGGCGGGGTTACTCCTCCGGCTCCACTGCCACCAGCGAGGCTTCCTGGTGCCGCAGGGTCAGGCAGCTCGAACCGACCTGCACCTGCATGGGATCGGAGAGCGGCGCGTTCCGCAGGTAGGTGATCAGGCGCCCGGGGATAATCCCCAGCTCCAGCAGGCGGCGCGCCAGTGGGCTGTCGTCGACGAATCCTACGATCCGTCCACGCTGGCCGGGACTCATTCTGCTCAAGTACGTCATGGCTGCATCCTCATCCCGTCCCCGAACCCGTCACTTCGGCGGCGCGGCGCCGCCGCCCGAACCGAGCGCCCGCCGGCGCCGTTCGCGGCATTCCTCGCAGTACCCGTGGATCTCGATTTTGAAACTATCGGCGCGGAAGTCGTTCTG includes the following:
- a CDS encoding ferrous iron transport protein A, with amino-acid sequence MTYLSRMSPGQRGRIVGFVDDSPLARRLLELGIIPGRLITYLRNAPLSDPMQVQVGSSCLTLRHQEASLVAVEPEE